The following coding sequences are from one Candidatus Nanopelagicus hibericus window:
- a CDS encoding sensor histidine kinase, with amino-acid sequence MATLAELITENSKLSDVEAEHLSQLVAEWRLLADLSFADLILWLPIRRDEKSWPEGFVAIAQIRPTTAATVFSNDLIGTQINWGDRPRIDQALSDGEIIRDAEPELLGEVLIKDESIPVIFGGKSLAVISRHRNFNLMRSPSKLELNYREIARKMFQMVVDGNFPIRNSIYSSESAPRVGDGLIRLDTNGVVFFASPNARSALSRVGFENELEGKNLGEVFSNLSKAGNQPTDESWQTSLSGKFLRRVEYESAAAVIDLLVIPLTQKGDRIGAIVLLHNVTELRNRDRALVTKDATIKEIHHRVKNNLQTVSALLRLQSRRVSDPMASAALDEAVRRVASIALVHESLSNQSSELLEFDQVFEQIVKNALDLNPRKIKYKKIGDFGSFDSKTATALSLVVTELIHNAIEHGLSKSGDLLTVEIIKNGNDYKVSVSDNGVGLPDDFNIEKSANLGLQIANTLTKNELSGSIRLVRIDNLTKGEIIFKVN; translated from the coding sequence ATGGCAACCCTTGCAGAGTTGATCACTGAGAACTCTAAATTAAGCGATGTTGAAGCAGAACATCTGTCGCAACTAGTTGCTGAGTGGCGTTTACTAGCTGACTTATCCTTTGCCGATCTAATACTTTGGTTGCCAATTCGCAGGGATGAAAAATCATGGCCTGAGGGCTTTGTGGCGATTGCTCAAATCAGACCAACTACCGCTGCAACCGTCTTTAGCAACGATTTAATTGGCACCCAAATTAATTGGGGGGATAGGCCACGAATTGATCAAGCCTTATCAGATGGTGAAATTATTCGAGATGCAGAGCCAGAGTTACTTGGTGAAGTACTAATTAAAGACGAGAGCATTCCAGTAATTTTTGGTGGGAAAAGTTTGGCAGTGATATCAAGGCATCGCAATTTTAATCTAATGCGGTCGCCTTCAAAGCTTGAATTAAATTATCGCGAAATTGCTCGCAAAATGTTTCAGATGGTAGTAGATGGTAATTTTCCGATTCGTAATAGCATTTACAGCTCTGAATCTGCGCCCAGAGTTGGTGATGGATTAATTCGATTAGATACAAATGGTGTGGTGTTTTTTGCGTCGCCAAATGCAAGATCTGCTTTAAGTAGAGTTGGTTTTGAAAATGAGCTTGAGGGTAAAAACCTAGGTGAAGTTTTTAGTAACTTGAGCAAGGCAGGTAATCAACCAACAGATGAGTCTTGGCAAACTTCACTTAGCGGGAAGTTTTTGCGCAGAGTTGAGTATGAAAGTGCAGCAGCGGTAATTGATTTATTAGTGATTCCGTTGACTCAAAAAGGGGATCGAATTGGTGCGATAGTTTTACTTCACAATGTAACTGAACTGCGTAATCGTGATCGAGCATTAGTAACAAAAGATGCCACCATTAAAGAGATTCACCATCGGGTTAAGAACAACTTACAAACTGTCTCCGCGCTGCTTCGATTGCAATCACGCCGCGTCAGCGACCCGATGGCAAGTGCGGCATTAGATGAGGCGGTCAGGCGAGTTGCCTCAATCGCACTTGTCCATGAATCTTTATCCAATCAATCATCAGAGCTGCTGGAGTTCGATCAGGTTTTTGAGCAAATTGTGAAGAACGCGTTAGATCTAAATCCGCGAAAGATTAAATATAAAAAAATCGGAGATTTTGGATCTTTTGATTCCAAAACTGCCACTGCCTTATCCCTTGTAGTTACCGAGTTAATTCATAACGCAATTGAGCATGGTTTATCAAAATCTGGAGATTTGTTAACTGTTGAGATCATAAAAAATGGAAATGATTACAAAGTTTCGGTATCTGATAATGGTGTTGGCCTTCCTGATGATTTCAATATTGAAAAATCAGCAAATTTAGGATTACAAATTGCCAACACACTTAC